The following coding sequences lie in one Miscanthus floridulus cultivar M001 chromosome 9, ASM1932011v1, whole genome shotgun sequence genomic window:
- the LOC136479649 gene encoding histone deacetylase clr6-like — translation MGKRRSEHSPPPQQPCAADDGGTKQKSVCYYYDPRISYVDYGETHAMVPHRVTMTHALINAYGLLGDMDLLGIAPATEEDLELGGTHDKEYIKFLVRSLTPADYNADPKTRREAAEKYNLGEIWTRDKNNRCFTFTNDNPVIENLWDYCQRYAGGSLAAARALASGKYKIAINWSGGMHHACKGKAQGFCYVNDIVVAIKALLHHGRRFIRRVLYLDIDAHHGDGVETAFVEDSQVLTVSFHQFGGEFFPGTGAAVDVGELLPGDAVCPTLINVPLEAGTGDGVYHQLFGPIVDRVMAVFKPDAVVMQCGADSLAGDRLAGLGLSVRGHAKCVSIVKGYGLPLLLLGGGGYTINHVASCWCYETAVAIGKDIPDDIPQHGYQSYYQSQGYKLHHHKEDDSGHGSEEMDEKAKPIMEKVMKHLDCLSSKFMPKLPMLSMQPGDDADALVIVDHSPRDEDPVETLHRRCGEHLLHKFFADLGRKRTSQASLSRNNNAERRS, via the exons agcCATGCGCCGCCGACGACGGCGGCACCAAGCAGAAGAGCGTGTGCTACTACTACGACCCGCGCATCTCCTACGTTGACTACGGCGAGACACACGCCATGGTGCCCCACCGCGTCACCATGACGCACGCCCTCATCAACGCCTACGGCCTGCTCGGCGACATGGACCTTCTCGGCATCGCACCGGCCACCGAGGAAGACCTCGAGCTCGGCGGCACTCACGATAAAGAGTACATCAAATTCCTCGTCCGCAGCCTCACGCCAGCTGACTACAACGCCGACCCTAAGACGCGGAGAGAAGCAGCCGAGAAATACAACCTCGGCGAGATCTGGACCAGGGACAAGAACAACCGCTGCTTCACCTTCACCAACGACAACCCCGTCATCGAGAACCTCTGGGACTACTGCCAGCGCTACGCCGGCGGGTcgctggcggcggcgcgcgccCTCGCCAGCGGCAAGTACAAGATCGCCATCAACTGGTCCGGAGGCATGCACCACGCGTGCAAGGGCAAGGCCCAAGGCTTCTGCTACGTGAACGACATCGTGGTCGCCATCAAGGCGCtcctccaccacggccgccgctTCATCAGGCGCGTGCTGTACCTGGACATCGACGCGCACCACGGCGACGGCGTCGAGACCGCGTTCGTGGAAGACAGCCAGGTGCTGACGGTGTCGTTCCACCAGTTCGGCGGCGAGTTCTTCCCGGGCACCGGAGCCGCCGTGGACGTCGGCGAATTACTACCAGGCGACGCCGTGTGTCCCACTCTGATCAACGTTCCACTGGAGGCGGGAACGGGCGACGGGGTGTACCACCAGCTGTTCGGGCCGATCGTGGACAGGGTGATGGCCGTGTTCAAGCCGGACGCCGTCGTGATGCAGTGTGGTGCTGACTCGCTCGCCGGCGATCGGCTCGCTGGCCTGGGCCTGTCCGTGCGCGGCCACGCCAAGTGCGTCAGCATCGTCAAGGGCTACGGCTTGCCGCTGCTCCTCCTGGGCGGCGGTGGCTACACCATCAACCATGTCGCCTCCTGCTGGTGCTACGAG ACGGCGGTCGCCATTGGCAAGGACATCCCGGACGACATACCCCAGCACGGGTACCAGAGCTACTACCAGAGCCAAGGGTACAAGCTCCATCACCACAAGGAAGACGACAGCGGCCACGGCAGCGAGGAGATGGATGAGAAGGCCAAACCAATAATGGAGAAAGTCATGAAGCACCTAGATTGTCTGTCGTCGAAGTTCATGCCGAAGCTGCCGATGCTGAGCATGCAGCCCGGTGACGACGCAGACGCACTCGTGATCGTGGATCATTCACCAAGGGATGAAGACCCCGTGGAGACGCTGCATCGCCGCTGCGGCGAGCATCTGCTCCACAAGTTCTTCGCCGATCTGGGGAGGAAACGTACATCCCAAGCGAGCTTGAGCAGAAATAATAATGCTGAGCGCCGTAGTTAG